The Stomoxys calcitrans chromosome 3, idStoCalc2.1, whole genome shotgun sequence genome includes a region encoding these proteins:
- the LOC131995622 gene encoding putative nuclease HARBI1, whose protein sequence is MSCVFHECIDAMYSELCSKWITFKMSEREKMEIKEHFYGQTRFPGVIGCIDGTHIKILAPTLSERWKYYNRKGFYSLNVMVVCDHKLRIRYISPSHPGSAHDSLVWNVSDLKAYLAERYNNGERNTWLLGDRTIFNHPL, encoded by the exons ATGAGTTGTGTCTTTCACGAGTGCATAGATGCGATGTATAGCGAACTTTGCTCCAAATGGATTACATTCAAAATGAGCGAAAGGGAAAAGATGGAAATAAAGGAACATTTCTATGGCCAAACGAGGTTTCCGGGCGTAATTGGCTGTATTGATGGCACCCATATAAAGATTTTGGCTCCAACTCTATCAGAACGTTGGAAATACTATAATAGAAAGGGATTTTATAGCTTAAATGTGATGGTG GTCTGTGATCATAAACTAAGAATACGTTATATTTCACCAAGCCATCCAGGTTCAGCACACGATTCGTTGGTATGGAATGTTAGTGATCTTAAAGCATATCTTGCAGAACGATATAATAACGGAGAAAGAAACACATGGCTTTTAG GTGATAGAACCATATTTAATCACCCCCTTTAG